The genomic region GCGAGGCCGTCGGCCGGGCGAGCGCGATGGCGTCCGGGCGCCCAGCGGACGGAAGCGCCCCGGACGGAAGCGCACCGGGCGGGGGTCTGTCGGGCCGGGGTCTGTCGGGCGGGGGCGGGCCGGCGGCGCTGGCCGAGGCGCTGGCCGCCGTCGCGCTGGACCAGCGCGCGCTCGGCACCCTCTGGCAGCGCGACGCCCGACTGCTGCCCACCGCCCAACGGGCCGAGCTGCGCCGCACGCTGCGCGGCTGCGTCCGCGCGGCGGCCCGGCTGCTGACCGATGCCAAGCCGGAACTGGCGGACGATCAGGCCGAGTTGATGGTCTGGTCGGCCCTCTCGGTGGCCGGCAGCCTGTCGTACCACACCTTCGCCCCGCCGCGCCGTCGCTTCGAGCGGCTGCTGGCCGAGCTGCTGCTCGGGATCTTCTCGACAGCTCCTGACGAACCGTCAGGAGAGCTGCGGGGGGAGCGCGGGCTGCCGTCGGCGCCGGCCGGTCGCCGCGAGGAGCTGCTCGCCGCCGCCGTCCGCCTCTTCGACGAGCGCGGTTTCGACAACGTCAGCACCGACCGGCTCGGCGCTGCGGTCGGGATCGCGGGCCCGAGCCTCTACAAGCACTTCCCCGCCAAGGCGGACCTGCTGGCCGCCGCCCTGGTCCGCTGCCGGGAGCGGCTCTGGCACGAGGTGGCGACCGCACTGGCGGCTCCCGGCGATCCGGGCGCGGTCCTGGGCCACGGGATCACCGCCTATGCGGACTTCGCCCGCCGCCACCACCACTACCTGGGCGCGATGGTGAGCGAGACCGAGCGGCTGGCCGATTCCGACCTCAAGTCCGCGCTGGACTTCCGTCGCGACTTCCTGCGGATCTGGGTCCAACTGCTGCAGCAGGTCCACCCGGAGTACGACAAGGCCGAGGCGCGGATCCGGGTGCACGCGATGTTCGCGCTGGTCAACGACGGCGTCCGGCAGCCCGCTTGGCGGCGCGGCGAGGAACTCGCGCCACGACTCGAGCAGTTGGCGCGCACCGTGCTGGGGCTGCGGAACGGGTGAGGGGGTGGGCCCGAAGCCGGGCCCACCCCCTCACCGCGGCCGGATCAGCCCGCGGCCGGCACCCCGTGCACCGCGTGGATGTAGCCGAGGTTGCCCTGCAGCGCGCCGATGTTGCCCGAGTTGCCCGCCATCAGGGCGGAGTTGTTCTGGTTGCTGCCGCCGGCGCCGGTGGCCACCTGCTGCGCGGCGTTGTTGTTGCCGGTCACACTGCCGACCACGTTTCCGGAGCCCCAGTTGCTGACCACGCTGGCGTTGGAACTGTTCCCGGCTCCGGCGCCGTTGTCGGCCTGCGCGCTGCCGATGCCGAGGACGAGGAAGGCGCCGAGCGCGGTGATCGCGGTGAGGGCACGAGTACGGGACACGATGGTCTCCCTAGGAGTGCTGGTATTGCTGCGAGTTGGCGTCTGCGAGGTGGCCGCCCCGCCAACGCCGGTTGCCTGACGTCGCGTTGTCAGGATCACCCGGTCGGCCGCCGGGAAGCCAGCAATTCCGTACCAATTAGCTCAATGGGGTCATAAGAGCTGGAAATCCATCGAAAGAGGTTTGGGCCGCCCGCGAATTGGGGGCGGGGTTAAGCGGTGGCCCGGTGATTGTCAGACTGGCAGACTGGGGCCTCATGTCTGAAGGTCAGGAGAACCTGCGCACGACCGAGGTCGACCTCGGCGGCCTCGTCAGCGTCCTCGCCACCCATCTCTACTCCACCCCGCTGGTCGCGCTGCGCGAGCTGGTGCAGAACGCGCACGACTCGCACACCCGGCGCCGCCTGGAGGACCCGGCCGGTGCCGACGCCCACCAGCCCCGGATCCGGGTGCGCGGGAACACGGCGGCCCGGACCGTCGCGATCGAGGACACCGGCGCCGGCCTGACCGAACCCGAGATCCACGCCTACCTGGCCACCGTCGGCACCGGCTACACCCGGCTGCTGCGCGAGGTCACCGGCAACGAGCAGCTGATCGGCGCCTTCGGCCTCGGCTTCCTGTCCGCCTTCTCGGTGGCCGAGGAGGTCACCGTCACCACCACCTCGCACCGCGAGCCCACCCTCGGCCACCGCTACCGCAGCCGCGGCGGCGAGCAGTACAGCGTCGAGCCGGTCGCCGCCCGTCCCGAGCCGGGCACCGCGGTCGAACTGACCCTCAAGCCCGAGCACGCCCACCTGGCCGACGAGCAGGCGCTGCGCGAGGTGCTGGGCCGGTACTGCGTGCTGCTGTCGATCCCGGTCTACGTCGGCGAGGACGAGCAGCCGGTCAACAACATCCCGGTGCCCTGGCGCACGGGGGTACCCGGAGGCTGGGGGACCATTCCGCAGGCGCGCCAGCACGCCGCCCGGATGGCCTTCGCCACCGCCTTCGGGCGCCGCTTCGAACCGCTGACGGCGTTCCCGTTCGAATCCACCGATCCCGAGACGGACGCGGTCGGCCTGCTCTGGGTGCAGGACGGCGGCAGCTACGGCAGCAGCGACAACCGCGACCTGGCCGTCTACCTGCGCGGCATGCTGCTGGCCGAGGACGCCCGCGAGCTGCTGCCCAGCTGGGCCGGGTTCATCGGCGGCGTGGTCGAGTCCAACCGGCTGACCCCCACCGCCAGCCGCGAGGACCTGCAGCGCGACCAGCACTACCGGGCGCTGCAGCAGGCGCTGACCGAGGCCATCATCAACGGCCTGTACGAGACCGCCCGGCTGCACCCCGCCGCCTGGCGCCGGATCCTGGCCCGGCACGGCCAGGACCTGCTCGGCGCCGCGCTCTGCGACGAGCGGCTGTTCACCCTGCTCGCCGACGACGTCCCGGTGCCCACCTCGCAGGGCGATCTGACGGCGGGTGCGCTGCGCGCGGCCGGTGGCGGGGCGGTGCACGTCGCGCTCGGCTCCGGCGGCGGCTTCGAGGAGATGCTGTACCGGGCGATGCGGGTGCCGATCGCGCGCGGCGACCGGTACGCCGTACTGCCGTTCCTGCGCCGCTACGCCCAGCTGCGGGACTGCCGGATCGTCGAACTCGGCGGCGAGAGCGGCAACCGCGAGCTGTTCCGCGACCCCGAGCAGCCGCTGCCCGCCGAGGAGACCGGCTGGCTGGCCGCCGCGCTGGCCGACCAGGGCGAGCAGCTGGTGCCGGCCCGGTTCGACCCGCCCGGGCTGCCGCTGGTGCTGGTCCCGGACCGGGAGGCCGAGCTGAAGGCCCGGATCGAGGACGACCAGGCGGACGCCCGGATCCCGTCCGCCGCGCTGCGCCTGGCCCGGGCCTTCACCGCCCGCACCGACGGCACGGTCAAGGCCCGGCTCTACCTGAACACCGCCTCGCCGGCCGTCCAGGACCTGCTGCGTGCCTACCGGGCCGGCCACACCGGCGCCGCCACGGCGGCCGCGCTGCTCCGCTCACTCAAGGTGATCATGGCCGCGGCCGGCTCGGACGGCGCCCAGGGCGGCGACCTGACGGCGGCCCTGGCCGGGGTGGGGACGGCGGTCGCGGCGCTCACCGCCTCGGCCGACGCGGTGTCAGTGGACCTCGGCACACTGTTCGGAAACGACGAGCCGGGGGAGCACGCCTGATGACCACCGATATCTGGGGCTGGGTCCACGACACCCATGGACAGCTGGTCGAGGCCGGCCAGCACCGCCTGGCCACCGCGCTGGTGGAGATCGCCGGCCACGCCGTCGACGGGCGCAACGAGCAGCTCGACGCGCTGTACCCCGAGGCCGTCGCCTCGGCCAGGGCGCTCGGCCTGCCCTGGGTCGAGGTCTTCCTGCGGCACTGGCGGCTGCAGAACCTGCTGAACAAGCGTCACCAGGGCGAGCAGGCGATGACCGAGGCGGTCTCGCTGCTGGAGTTCGCGCACCGCGAGGAGACCGCCGGCTGCCCGCAGTCGGTCTGCACGGTGCAGGACTTCACCATCTGCCACGCCAACATCGACGGCCCCGGCTACGTCCCCGAGCGGCTCGCCGTCCTCGAGGAGGCGTTGGAGCGGGTCGAGCCGGCCCGGGCCTGCTTCGACTGCCTCTCCCGCGAGTACGCCGACACCCTGGAGGACGACGGCCGGGCCGAGGCCGCGCTCGCCCACCTGGACCGGGCCAAGACCCGGATCCAGGCGGCCGGCGAGTCGGTCTCGCTCTCCTTCGGCCACGCCCGGGCCTCCGCGCTCTACCGGATCGGCCGAATCGAGGAGGCGCTCGACTCGCTGGCCGCCGCCGAGCAGGCCTACACCGCCGCCGGGAACGTGCTGGACGAGGACGACCTGCGCAAGGGCGGGGTGATCCGGGCCCGGCTGCTCGCCACCCTGGGCCGCTGGGACGAGGCGCTGGAGCAACTCCCGTCCACCGCCGACGCCGACGGCTTCGCCGACATCCGGCACCGCTGGGCCGAGGCGGTGGAACTGCTGGTCGCCGCCGACCGGTACCCGAACGACGCCCGCCTGGGCGTCCGGCTGGCCCACTGGGTCTCCTACCTGGACGCGGCCGGCTCGCACCGCCCCTGCCTGGACCTGGCGCTGGCGGCCGGGCGGCTGGCGGTACGGCGCGGGGCACGGGAGGTCGCACTCGCCCTGGTCGCCACCGCCGAGCGCAAGCTCGCGCTGCTGCGCCGCACCGACCAGGTGACCGGACCGCTCGCCGAGCTGGCGGCGGCCGCGCGCGCCCTGCCGGTGCCGCACCTGCCGGTGCCGCCGCTGGAGCTGCTGGTCCGGCTGGGCGAGCGGGACGGCGAGGTGGACCCGGAGGCGGACCTCGACCTGCTGGCGGCCGCCTGGCAGCAGCTCGGCGGTTCCTCGGCGGACGCCCGGGCGGGCAGCACCGACCTGCTGCTCAGCCTGGCCGGTCTGCTCGCCTCCCTGGGACACGAGCAGGCCTCCGCCGAACTGCTCTGGGCCCGCCTGGAGCAGGACCCGGGGCACCAGGACCTGATCGGCATGCTCACCAGGGTGCTGATCGAGGCCCGGGACGGCGAGCAGGTCCGCCGACTCGCCGACCGGGTGGCCGCCGCGAGCCCCGGTGACGCGCACTGGATCCGGGCCCGCTGGGCGCTGGCCGAGAGCCGTTGGGCGCAGGCCATCGAGGAGGTCGAGGCGCTGCTGGTCCTGGAGCCGGAGCGGATCAACCCGCGCCGGCTGGCCGCCGCCGCGGCCACCGAACTGGGCGACCACCCGACGGCGCAGCGGCTCTACTTGGAGCTGCTGGAACACGCGCTGCCCGCCGAGGACGCTTCGCCCGAGGAGCAGTACCGGACCGTCCAGACCCCCGACCTCTGGCACCTGATCACCGCGGCCAGCGCCAACCGCGACTGGGAGGTGGTCCGCGCCACCGGCGCCCGGCTCGGCATCGAGTTCGACCAGCCGGACGGCCCGGTCGACGAGGAGTGGCAGTACGTCACCGTGCGGGCCCGGCGCACCGACGGCGGGCAGAGCGACCTGCCGGCCGTGCGGACCGGCCCAGCCACCGCGCGGATCCTGCCGGTGCTCGGTGAGGAGGTCCCGCTCAACCACCGCGACGTGGTGGTCTTCGGCCCCGCGCTGCTGGAGCCGGCGCCCGCCGCGGACGCGCCCGAGGAGGAGCGCGAGCGGTGGCGGCCGACCTTCGAGCTGCTCACCCTGCTCGACCCGGCGGGCTACACGACCTACTTCCTGGACGGCGCCTGGCCGGGACCCGAACGGTGGGACGAGCTGCGCACGGCAGTGCGCGGCGCCGGCTACGGGATCTGGGCGTACAGCGGCGACCAGTACATGATCACCGACCCGGGCTCCGACGAGGGCGGTCTGCCCGGCATCTACGCCGCCCTCGGCGTGCCGCCGACCGCCTCGGCGGCGCAGGCGGACGCGCTGGTCGCGCGGCTGACCGCCGGCTGGCCGCACCCGCTGGCCTGGCCGGCGCTGGCCAAGGCGGCCGGCGGCGACATCGCCCGGCACGAGGAGATCGTCGAGCGCTACGGACTCTGAGCCGTACCGGGTGACCGTCGGGCGGATCGTCAGCTCGTGGCTGTCCGCCGGTCACCGGACCGTCGTATCGTCGGCTCCGCTGCGCCTTCCCGTACATATGCGTCGCAGGACGCGGTCGGGCAAGGTGGAGTCGAAGATCACCAGCGCTGCTGGCTGACGGTGGACGAGCGGTAGTGAACGAGGAGCGGCAGTGCCCAAGCAGGCCCGACCGGGCGGCGGCAGGAAGAACGACGCGAGCACCAGGCGAAGCGGTGCCCCCGTCCCGCCCGCCGAGGCGCCGCCGACCGAGGGGCTGCTGGGCAATG from Kitasatospora azatica KCTC 9699 harbors:
- a CDS encoding TetR/AcrR family transcriptional regulator, with the protein product MVRESRAGTVAAPARRPRGRRTQILLAAAEQFHRRGYHQVAMAEVAAAVGITAPALYRHFRGKPELLRQAVRGGLAELGEAVGRASAMASGRPADGSAPDGSAPGGGLSGRGLSGGGGPAALAEALAAVALDQRALGTLWQRDARLLPTAQRAELRRTLRGCVRAAARLLTDAKPELADDQAELMVWSALSVAGSLSYHTFAPPRRRFERLLAELLLGIFSTAPDEPSGELRGERGLPSAPAGRREELLAAAVRLFDERGFDNVSTDRLGAAVGIAGPSLYKHFPAKADLLAAALVRCRERLWHEVATALAAPGDPGAVLGHGITAYADFARRHHHYLGAMVSETERLADSDLKSALDFRRDFLRIWVQLLQQVHPEYDKAEARIRVHAMFALVNDGVRQPAWRRGEELAPRLEQLARTVLGLRNG
- a CDS encoding ATP-binding protein, whose protein sequence is MSEGQENLRTTEVDLGGLVSVLATHLYSTPLVALRELVQNAHDSHTRRRLEDPAGADAHQPRIRVRGNTAARTVAIEDTGAGLTEPEIHAYLATVGTGYTRLLREVTGNEQLIGAFGLGFLSAFSVAEEVTVTTTSHREPTLGHRYRSRGGEQYSVEPVAARPEPGTAVELTLKPEHAHLADEQALREVLGRYCVLLSIPVYVGEDEQPVNNIPVPWRTGVPGGWGTIPQARQHAARMAFATAFGRRFEPLTAFPFESTDPETDAVGLLWVQDGGSYGSSDNRDLAVYLRGMLLAEDARELLPSWAGFIGGVVESNRLTPTASREDLQRDQHYRALQQALTEAIINGLYETARLHPAAWRRILARHGQDLLGAALCDERLFTLLADDVPVPTSQGDLTAGALRAAGGGAVHVALGSGGGFEEMLYRAMRVPIARGDRYAVLPFLRRYAQLRDCRIVELGGESGNRELFRDPEQPLPAEETGWLAAALADQGEQLVPARFDPPGLPLVLVPDREAELKARIEDDQADARIPSAALRLARAFTARTDGTVKARLYLNTASPAVQDLLRAYRAGHTGAATAAALLRSLKVIMAAAGSDGAQGGDLTAALAGVGTAVAALTASADAVSVDLGTLFGNDEPGEHA
- a CDS encoding ATP-binding protein gives rise to the protein MTTDIWGWVHDTHGQLVEAGQHRLATALVEIAGHAVDGRNEQLDALYPEAVASARALGLPWVEVFLRHWRLQNLLNKRHQGEQAMTEAVSLLEFAHREETAGCPQSVCTVQDFTICHANIDGPGYVPERLAVLEEALERVEPARACFDCLSREYADTLEDDGRAEAALAHLDRAKTRIQAAGESVSLSFGHARASALYRIGRIEEALDSLAAAEQAYTAAGNVLDEDDLRKGGVIRARLLATLGRWDEALEQLPSTADADGFADIRHRWAEAVELLVAADRYPNDARLGVRLAHWVSYLDAAGSHRPCLDLALAAGRLAVRRGAREVALALVATAERKLALLRRTDQVTGPLAELAAAARALPVPHLPVPPLELLVRLGERDGEVDPEADLDLLAAAWQQLGGSSADARAGSTDLLLSLAGLLASLGHEQASAELLWARLEQDPGHQDLIGMLTRVLIEARDGEQVRRLADRVAAASPGDAHWIRARWALAESRWAQAIEEVEALLVLEPERINPRRLAAAAATELGDHPTAQRLYLELLEHALPAEDASPEEQYRTVQTPDLWHLITAASANRDWEVVRATGARLGIEFDQPDGPVDEEWQYVTVRARRTDGGQSDLPAVRTGPATARILPVLGEEVPLNHRDVVVFGPALLEPAPAADAPEEERERWRPTFELLTLLDPAGYTTYFLDGAWPGPERWDELRTAVRGAGYGIWAYSGDQYMITDPGSDEGGLPGIYAALGVPPTASAAQADALVARLTAGWPHPLAWPALAKAAGGDIARHEEIVERYGL